The Rhodobacter sp. genome segment CGACCTGCTCAGGGGTCAGCCGGCCGCGGTCCTGCCCCGCTTTCAGCGCCAACAGCAGCAGCACCAGCAACTGCGCGGTGAACCCCTTGGTCGAGGCGACGCTGATCTCGGGCCCCGCCAGGATCGGCAGCGCGACATCCGTTTCGCGCGCGATGGACGAGGTCGGCACGTTCACCACCCCGATGGTGCGCGCGACCCGGCCCGCGACGTGGCGCAGCGCGGCCAGCGTGTCGGCCGTTTCGCCCGACTGGCTGACAAAAATCGCCACGCCACGGTCGCTGAGCACGGGTTGGCGGTAGCGGAATTCGGACGCGATGTCGATTTCGACCGGGATGCCGGCCAGTTGTTCGAACCAGTATTTGGCAACCTGGGTCGCGTAGTGCCCGGTGCCGCAGGCGACCAGCGTGACGCGGTCGGCGGCGGCGAAATCGACCTCGGGCGGCAGGGCCAGTCCGGTGCCTTCGGGCGTCAGGTGGAACGCCGTCACCGCGCCCAGGACCGAGGGCTGCTCGGCGATTTCCTTGGCCATGAAATGCCGGTGCCCGGCCTTGTCCACGCGGGTCTGGTCCAGGCGGATACGCGCCACGGGGCGGTTCACGCGCAGGCCGTTGAGATCGTGAAAGGTCGCGCCGTCGCGGGTGATGACGACCCAGTCGCCTTCCTCGAGATAGGTGATGCGGTCGGTCATCGGCGCCAGCGCGATCGCGTCCGAGCCGAGGAACATCTCGCCCTCGCCCCAGCCGACGGCCAGGGGCGAACCCTTGCGCGCGCCGATCATCAGATCCTCTTCGCCGTCGAACAGGAAGGCCAGCGCAAACGCCCCCTCGAGCCGCGCGAGCGTGGCCGCCACGGCCTCGGAGGGGGACAGGCCGCGCTCCAGATGGTGGCGGGTCAGCAGGGCGATGGTTTCGGTGTCGGTGTCGGTTTCGTGGGCGATGCCCGCCGCCGCCAGCGACTCGCGCAGGGCGCGGAAATTCTCGATGATGCCGTTGTGCACCACCGCGACCGGGCCCGAGCGGTGCGGGTGGGCGTTCTTGATCGTCGGTTCGCCATGCGTCGCCCAGCGCGTGTGGCCGATCCCGGCCTTGCCCGGCAACGGCTGGTGCACCAGCAGATCCGAAAGGTTCACCAGCTTGCCGACCGCGCGGCGCCGGTCCAGCACACCGGCGTTCACCGTGGCGATCCCGGCGCTGTCATAGCCGCGATATTCCAGTCGTTTCAGCGATTCCAGGATCAGCGGCGCGACCTCGTGGCGCCCCAGAACTCCGACGATACCGCACATGCCTCAGACCCCGTTCTTCCTGGCTTTGAGCGCCTTGAGCCGATCCATAAGGCGGATCGCCAGCCCCGGTTTGGTTTCCTGTTTCGAACGTTCCAGCGCCAGCGCGCCGGCCGGCACATCCTGCGTGATGACCGAGCCCGAGCCCGTCATCGCGTCATCCCCCACCGTCACCGGCGCCACCAGCATCGTGTCCGACCCGATGAAGGCGCGCTTGCCGATCACCGTGCGATGCTTGAACACGCCGTCATAATTGCAGGTGATGGTGCCCGCCCCGATGTTGGTCTTCTCGCCCACGTCGGCGTCGCCGATATAGGACAGATGGTTGACCTTGGCACCCTCGTCCAGGATCGCGTTCTTGATCTCGACGAAATTGCCGACATGCACGTCCTCGGCCAGTTCGGCGCCCGGGCGCAGGCGGGCAAAGGGGCCGACCTGCGCCCCGCGGCTGACATGGCAGCCCTCGAGGTGGCAGAAGGCGCGGATCGTGGCCTCGGATTCCACGGTGACGCCGGGACCGAAAACCACGTTGGGGCCGACCACCGCGTCGCGGCCGATGACTGTGTCCAGGGCGAAATGGATCGTCTCGGGCGCGATCAGCGTGACGCCGTTGTCCAGCGCCTCGGCCCGCATCCGGCGCTGAAACGCCTCCTCGGCGGTGGCCAGTTCGGCGCGGGTGTTGATGCCCAGCGTCTCGGCCTCGTCGCAGCGCACCACGCCGACGCTGTGGCCCTTTTGTCTGGCAATGGCGACAATGTCGGTCAAGTAGAATTCCCCTGCCGCATTCTCGCTGCCGACCGCGTCGATAAGTTCGAAAAGTGTAAGTCTGTCGGCGCAGATGACGCCCGAATTACACAGCGTGATGGCGCGTTCCGACGCGGTCGCATCCTTGAATTCGACGATCCGTTCCAGGCTGTCGCCCTGCATCACCAGCCGCCCGTAGCGCCCGGGGTCGGCTGCCTCGAACCCCAGCACGACGACCGCGTGGCGCGCGCGGGCCTCGAGCATCGCCTCCAGCGTCTCGGGGCGGACAAAGGGGGTGTCGCCGTATAGCACCACCACGTCGCCGCGAAACCCGTCGAGCGCCGCGCGGGCCTGCGCGACGGCATGGGCCGTGCCCTTCTGTTCCGCCTGATGCGCGATCTGCACGTCGGGCTCGTGCGCGCGGGCAACCTGCGCCACCGCCTCGGCACCGTGGCCGGTGACCACCACCACGCGGTCGGGTGCCAGCATCGTGCCGGCGCGCAGCGCGTGGGCCAGCAGCGGCGCACCGCCCAACGGGTGCAGGACCTTGGGCCGCTCGGAGTTCATGCGGCTGCCAAGGCCGGCGGCGAGAAGGACAAGCGAAACGGGCATCAAGGCTTCCTGTGACAATTCCGGCCCGTTTTACTCCAAGCGCGACTCATTGCAAGGAAGGGCCGGATCACAGTGCGTGACACTCTGAAACACGGGCGGAAAAGCGCGCTTGTCCGGCGTGGCGCATCTGAGCATAGTGCCCCGAAACCGGGTTGGGAGGCACAGCATGGCCCTGGAAGACGCAAAGACCGAGGTGGACGGCGCCTTTACCCGCCAGGACCGGCGCGGCTTGTCCTTTGAGAACGCGTTCGGCGGCGCGGTCAGCTTTCTGCGCCGACAATACACCAAGGACCTGACCGGCGCCGATCTGGCCGTGACGGGCGTGCCCTTTGACCAGGCGGTGACCCATCGGACCGGCACGCGCTTTGGCCCGCGGGCGATCCGCGAGGCCTCGACCCTGCAACCCTATGACCCGCCCTATGGCTGGGGCTTCGATCCGCTTGGCGCGATCAGCGTGGTCGATTACGGCGACCTCGCCTTTGACTATGCCAAGACCGCCGAATTCCCGGCCCGGCTGAAGGCCCATGTCGGCGGCATCCTGGATGCGGGCGCGGGCAGCCTGGTGCTGGGGGGCGATCATTCGATCACGCTGCCCATCCTCGAAGCCCACGCCGAGCGGTTCGGCCCGCTCAGGGTCATCACCTTCGACGCCCATTCCGACCTGTGGCAGGACGACGATTTCGACCGCATCGACCACGGCACCTTTTACTACAAGGCCGTGAAGA includes the following:
- the glmS gene encoding glutamine--fructose-6-phosphate transaminase (isomerizing); its protein translation is MCGIVGVLGRHEVAPLILESLKRLEYRGYDSAGIATVNAGVLDRRRAVGKLVNLSDLLVHQPLPGKAGIGHTRWATHGEPTIKNAHPHRSGPVAVVHNGIIENFRALRESLAAAGIAHETDTDTETIALLTRHHLERGLSPSEAVAATLARLEGAFALAFLFDGEEDLMIGARKGSPLAVGWGEGEMFLGSDAIALAPMTDRITYLEEGDWVVITRDGATFHDLNGLRVNRPVARIRLDQTRVDKAGHRHFMAKEIAEQPSVLGAVTAFHLTPEGTGLALPPEVDFAAADRVTLVACGTGHYATQVAKYWFEQLAGIPVEIDIASEFRYRQPVLSDRGVAIFVSQSGETADTLAALRHVAGRVARTIGVVNVPTSSIARETDVALPILAGPEISVASTKGFTAQLLVLLLLALKAGQDRGRLTPEQVAGHLATLRTLPGLVARALDRESEIETLSLKLAETRDALFLGRGTMFPLALEAALKLKEISYIHAEGYASGELKHGPIALIDKVMPVIVLAPRDALYDKTVSNMQEVMARQGRVILVSDRAGLDEAGPVWAQLQMPSVPDLLAPIVYAVPAQLLAYHTALARGTDVDQPRNLAKSVTVE
- the glmU gene encoding bifunctional UDP-N-acetylglucosamine diphosphorylase/glucosamine-1-phosphate N-acetyltransferase GlmU, with the translated sequence MPVSLVLLAAGLGSRMNSERPKVLHPLGGAPLLAHALRAGTMLAPDRVVVVTGHGAEAVAQVARAHEPDVQIAHQAEQKGTAHAVAQARAALDGFRGDVVVLYGDTPFVRPETLEAMLEARARHAVVVLGFEAADPGRYGRLVMQGDSLERIVEFKDATASERAITLCNSGVICADRLTLFELIDAVGSENAAGEFYLTDIVAIARQKGHSVGVVRCDEAETLGINTRAELATAEEAFQRRMRAEALDNGVTLIAPETIHFALDTVIGRDAVVGPNVVFGPGVTVESEATIRAFCHLEGCHVSRGAQVGPFARLRPGAELAEDVHVGNFVEIKNAILDEGAKVNHLSYIGDADVGEKTNIGAGTITCNYDGVFKHRTVIGKRAFIGSDTMLVAPVTVGDDAMTGSGSVITQDVPAGALALERSKQETKPGLAIRLMDRLKALKARKNGV
- the speB gene encoding agmatinase; the encoded protein is MALEDAKTEVDGAFTRQDRRGLSFENAFGGAVSFLRRQYTKDLTGADLAVTGVPFDQAVTHRTGTRFGPRAIREASTLQPYDPPYGWGFDPLGAISVVDYGDLAFDYAKTAEFPARLKAHVGGILDAGAGSLVLGGDHSITLPILEAHAERFGPLRVITFDAHSDLWQDDDFDRIDHGTFYYKAVKKGLVDVAHSVQIGIRTECADYLGVNVIDAPAVHRLGPEAVAARVREIVGDGPCYLTFDIDALDPAFAPGTGTPVWGGLASWQAAAILRGLAGIRLTGGDVVEVSPPYDTTGATAIAGAHVAMELLCLYAWTRRAG